In Mya arenaria isolate MELC-2E11 chromosome 1, ASM2691426v1, the genomic stretch gccccaatatcgaacttgacctgtatcttctgatgttacacctgtgtaccaaaaattgttcaaatctgtctagcctttcatgagttatcgtccggaaaccgttttttctatttttagtaacagtgaccttgaccttggccccaccagccccaatatcaaacttgacctgtatcttctgatgttaaacctgtgtaccaaaaattgttcaaatctgtcaagcctttcatcagttatcgtccggaaaccgtttttctatttttagtaacagtgaccttgaccttggccccaccagccccaatatggaacttgacctgtatcttctgatgttacacctgtgtaccaaaaattgttcaaatctgtctagcctttcatgagttatcgtccggaaaccatgaaaactgacagactgaccgaccgacagaccgaccgaccgaccgaccgacaagctcactcctatataccccctcaaacttcgtttgtgggggtataattatttttcaacaatgaGGCaaatttttctttgaaaaaaatagactACCTTGATATCACCCAGAATAACTCGACACTTGAGAATGTACGCCTCATCGGGGTTTGGCCTGCCTGGGTCGTCTGCATAATGTACGCACTTTAGAGGCGTGTCACTGAAATGGAAGAGAAGTGTTTTTTTGTGAGAAAATACTAAAAAGCGTTTAGAACCATGTAGGAGTCCTGAGTAAATCTAAGGCCACGTTTATAAAAAGCTTGTTAAGGTGTTACCATTTCCCAAATTTTAAGGTGTAGTTAAGCAGGTAggtagtatttttttatttcttttttccttTCTTACCCCTTAAAAGAACAGACGAAAATATGACCAAAAAGAGATACTCAAAAAACCTTTAGGTTACAGGCTCTCAGGAAATCTTATGAGAAGGTTGAGTTACATCAACAAACTGTTTTTTCTGGCTTTGCAATTCAAAATCTGGCCAAAAATGAATGAACTAAAGAAGTCCATCATACCCCCCTGAGGTAGATGCGCTTGCCGAAGTAGCCCATCCTATCACTCTGAATTAGATGCCATTGCGGAAGTAGCCCATCCTACCCACCTGAGGTAGATGCCCATGCCAAAGTAGCCCATCCTACCGACCTGAGGTCGATGCCCCTTGCTGAAATGGCCCATCCTACCCAAGTGAAGTAGATTATCTTGCCAAAGGAGCCCATCCAATCCACCTGAAGTAGATTCCCTTGCTGAAGTAGCCCATCCTACCCACCTGAAGTAGATGCTATTGCCGAAGTAGACCATTCTACCCACCTGAAGTAGATGATATTGCTGAAGTAGACCATCTTACCCACCTGAAGTAGATGCTATTGCCGAAGTAGACCATCCTACCCACCTGAAGAAGATGCCCTTGCCGAAGTAGACCATCCTACCCACCTGAAATAAAATTCTTTGCTGAAGTAGACCATCCTACCCACCTGAAGTAGATGCCCTTGCCGAAGTAGACCATCTTACCCACCTGAAATAGAATTCTTTGCTGAAGTAGACCATCCTTCCCACCTAAAGTAGATGCCATTGCCTAAGTAGACCATCCTACCCGCCAGAAGTAGATGCCAATGTCGAGGTAGACCATCCTACCCGCCTGAAGTAGATGCCAATGTTGAGGTAGACCATCCTACCCGCCTGAAGTAGATGCCAATGTTGAGGTAGACCATCCTACCCACCTGAAGTAGATGCCCTTGCTGAAGTAGACCATCCTACCCACCTGAAGTAGATTCCCTTGCTGAAGTAGACCATCCTACCCACCTGAAGTAGATGCCCTTGCTGAAGTAGACCATCCTACCCACCTGAAGTAGATGCCCTTGCTGAAGTAGACCATCCTACCCGCCTGAAGTAGATGCCAATGTCGAGGTAGACCATCCTACCCACCTGAAGTAGATGCCCTTGCTGATGTAGACCATCCTACCCACCTGAGTTAGATGCCATTGCCGAAGTAGACCATCCAACCCGCCTGAAGTAGATGCTATTGCCGAAGTAGACCATTCTACCCACCTGAAGTAGATGACATTGCTGAAGTAGCCCATCCTAGCCACCTGAAATAGAATTCTTTGCTGAAGTAGACCATCTTACCCACCTGAAGTAGATGCTATTGCCGAAGTAGACCATCCTACCCACCTGAAGAAGATGCCCTTGCCGAAGTAGACCATCCTACCCACCTGAAATAAAATTCTTTGCTGAAGTAGACCATCCTACCCACCTGAAGTAGATGCCCTTGCCGAAGTAGACCATCTTACCCACCTGAAATAGAATTCTTTGCTGAAGTAGACCATCCTTCCCACCTAAAGTAGATGCCAATGCCTAAGTAGACCATCCTACCCGCCAGAAGTAGATGCCAATGTCGAGGTAGACCATCCTACCCGCCTGAAGTAGATGCCAATGTTGAGGTAGACCATCCTACCCGCCTGAAGTAGATGCCAATGTTGAGGTAGACCATCCTACCCACCTGAAGTAGATGCCCTTGCTGAAGTAGACCATCCTACCCACCTGAAGTAGATTCCCTTGCTGAAGTAGACCATCCTACCCACCTGAAGTAGATGCCCTTGCTGAAGTAGACCATCCTACCCACCTGAAGTAGATGCCCTTGCTGAAGAAGACCATCCTACCCGCCTGAAGTAGATGCCAATGTCGAGGTAGACCATCCTACCCACCTGAAGTAGATGCCCTTGCTGATGTAGACCATCCTACCCACCTGAGTTAGATGCCATTGCCGAAGTAGACCATCCAACCCGCCTGAAGTGGATTCAAATGCAGAGGTAGACCATCCTACCCACCTGAAGTAGACTCCCTTGCCGAAGTAGCCTATCCTACCCACCTGAAGAAGATTCCCTTGCCGAAGTAGCCTACCCAACTGAAGTAAATTCTCTTCAAGAAGTAGCCCATCAGACCCACCTGAAGTAGATTCCCTTCCCGAAGTAGCCCATCCGACTGAGTCTCTGGTCCAGGCCTTCTTCACACAGTCGTACCTTCTCCACTCCTGTCCCATGGTACAGATACTGGACATTCACATCATAATCTGCAGTGGAAGGAGTTGAAATGTACATACTCAGGcatgtataaatattaagaaatataatattttacttatgCATACTTCTTACAGACATTACAATAAGATTTAGCTTTTACCAGACCTAACACTAAaaccatacatgccatatacCCATTTTCCATCATTTTTGTTCTTTGTCTATACAGTAGGAATCTTTTCTAAACCAGCACCATATTTCCATAATGGTGCATCAAATCTACAAGTTGAGTGTTTAGCTAGCCAGGGTGACAATATTATGATATCAGTTGGCACCTTCTTTAAATATCAAGGAATTTCAATTAAGGACAGCTACATTGTAAGTGTTTTTCGTGCATactatttacataaattaacaTCAGTGTCAAAGAACTAATCTTAGAggtttaaaagaatattgattttACCATCTGTACTATGAATTTTTAAGTCTTCTATTTCATCTTTGAACTTCTTCAATAATCTAGTGTTCTGTAACCTCTCGATTCCTGTAACCTCAATCCCTACATCAGCAAAGTCTTGATCGACCACATCATACTCCTTGTCACCTTTCCTCAAGGGAAACAATTTGTAATGTTCCTTTTTATGCATGTCCATACACCAATTTTCTGGCAAACCATTGGCGCCAATTTCAGGAACTATTTCTGATGTTCTCATCAAAATATCAGTATCTATATCACTAGTACTTCCGTCCTTAACTTTAGAAGAATTGGCGCCAATACTAAGTGATCCATTAATTTCCTCGATTAGATCTTCACTATCAAAACTTCCTCGTCTCAAGCCATCCTTTCCAGAGTAGGTAAAGTCCTTCGGCAAAATTCCTCGTGTTTGGAGATCTGCTATTTCCTCCGCCATATCTTCATCATCATAACCTCCGCTCGAGGACTTTCCTCCTTCATATGCACCTCCACTTTTGTAGTTTCCACTAGCTTGTTCATGGTCCTGAGTCTCGTCTTGCACCTTGACCACTCTCCTGCGACCTCTCTGTCTTGGTTTTGGACGTGTACAATCTTCAGCCATCATGGTCTCCAGTACAAATCTGAAGAAACAATGGtaaaaaagagcatttttttaataatgcttCAAGGGGATTCATGGTTTGTCAGGACtgacaataaaaacaagagctgttgtagGACAGTGCGCTCAAAAGGCCATTCTTTGTATTTAGGTTCATATGGCGTTATGTGACCTAATTGTtcacaatgataaaacaatcaaatgacAGCttcaattttttatcaaaaaccatttaaaatgtgacagaaaattaTCAAGATATTGTTACAAACTTTATTAACACACTTGCTAttgaattttttatatatttaagtctacgaattaaacaattatgtattCAAATGACTATCAGGTATTTGCTGTTTGGTgattattcatttataagatTAAGTAAATAATGCAATGTCAACCAAgattacaaaatattgttgcCAACAAAAAATCTGTGAGCAAGCgcctttaatttttttaaaaagcccGAATACATTAACAAGCCCAAATACATATAATAACGAAACCCAGGTATGTCACAACATATCGGTTGATTATATGGATTGATTGGCTCATGCAGGTTTGGGCTTATATCAATCACTGTTTGATaaaaatttctttaaaactgaACAGAAACTTAAGAAAGTACTTCTTTAAGAAGATAAAAAAGCCCCGATTAAGGGTAAATTTGACAAAACCATAAAAATAACCATATAATACTCCTATATAATGCCCAAAGCTTCTAAGTTTGAGTAGTTCATGAAGTTGTAGAGATCAGATGCACCGTTACTTCAGTGTGTAAGCaatttttgctaaatatatGCACTCtggtttttttcttctttggaAATgtacttgatatacatgtatttgatttttcatgtttttttggcatttttgtttgtaaattgatTTCATACTTTTTTACTTCCACTGTTAACTCACTagaattcaaaatatattttggctaTTAACACTGTCATTTTTTAGATAAACCATATTTACATGTTCACACCACGGATCAGACAATTGTGAACTCTATCGGCGGTAGTTAAAATCTACCGCTTTTGAATCTGATATTGAATTACTGTCACTCAGTCCACTGTCCTTCGatttaaaacactaaaaatcttattaaatgttttcatccTGGAGTTTAGCACTTTGCCTAAAATTTAAAGAAGCCAAATTTATTTAGAggctatttataaaaaataagattgGGTGACTCTATTTGGGAAGGCAGTTCCAACTGTCAATCATCCTATTGCTTAACATCAATAGAATCAATGTGGTTTTAAATCTgttcttaaaaatgtttgttcttGTGCACccttatataaaacacatttgctGAGACACAATCTATTTTATGGATGAGTTTGTAAACTTGAACTAGATCTGCTCTTTTTCTTCAATACCCCAGATTTGAAAGTCCCTATCGCTTATTTCATTCGATGTAAATGTACATATAGCTTATGCCTTCTTTGTACATTTGCAATTGCTGTTTGGTccttcttatattttggaggcCATAAAAGTGAAGCATGGTCTTTATTAGAGCCATTGTCTTGTACAGCATGAGGAACATTTCCTTTGATAGATGAGTAAAAAACTTATATAATGAGGCCCAGATTTCTAGAGGTTCATAATTATGtaggtacatgtatacatgtagccTACCTGCTCCAACAAAGGACAGAagcaaactattttttatttcttccaagcctgtactacatgtatatactatatacattgtatacgGTGAAACATCGACTACATCGGTATTTACACAAcctttaattttcaaaatgattacAGATATAAACGAAAGTGAGCTCCAATACTACACATTCAGGTGGAGTATCCATTGGTTCAGTGCAGTCTAAAGTGTTCACATCAAGACATCATGGAGCCAACAACAGTTCAGGTAACCACTTCAGCAAGAAAACCAATTTGGTAATAGGTCAGCAACCCTCCCAGTGCCAGTTCTGTGCCACAAACCATTTTGGTTTCAATAACCATTCACATGTACCTTATAACAAGTCCTCTCCTTGTTCACTTCCCATACTTACCATTGGACAATGAAGTACCAACATAAGTTATCAGCCGATACAACCAGGAAGTGTTCTATAGCTACCCGTTTAACTCACTGTTAACCACATCTGGGGCCTACGCTTAGCACTGTGTCAACCATTTAGGGGAAACATTACCAACTATTGGGTGTTACAAATTACCTGCCCAGCGAATACATTAGATTCCAatgaaatttgtttgtaaattttatACAGTTTAATAAAAGTGTTGAATTTAGATTATTGCCTCTCGGAGTTTTACTGAAAGCCAGAAACAAACCAAACTAgtccatttataaaaaaaatcagtcgCTTTAGagtctttgatgatttttgttttggcaacGCTATTTGTTGTAAAGGGAACATAATGAATTTCGGAATGTTAAGAAagttcccttaatgcattaatatGGGCCCCATTAACCTTAATGCATTAATATGGGCCCCATTAATATTGTGGCTAACACGGACCCTGTCACTAGATATGTCGCAAACCTCCCTCACATCAAAGGCTTGGTTGTAACATTAGAATATCAAGGCTATGAAAACATCTAGAATATATTTCTGTCGCGTGACCTGCTCTCACTAAACAGCTAAAAATTAATGACcaaatatacaattttgaaataaacttattaAGTTCAGTTTCAAGTATTCAACTTCAAGATTGATTTCTTCAAATGGTTcagaaatacataaaagtgGATTGGCTACAACAATTTGTATACActtagaaaagaaaatattgcagTAGTTACATAATCGTGTCGTGTCAAATCAACGAAATATACTGGTCTGGAAATGATACACCCCAGGAAATGTTTTCCACTAATCAGAGCCAAAGTGAAAGTAGGAATTTCCAGCTAGTTATCCCCCTTTTCCCGCAAATGTGTCAAGCGGTTAAACACAACCATTATAATGGCATGTCGTTGAAAACAACGGTTTCGTCCCTTTAAGCTTACCGCCCAATCTGAGTctacgtttttattttaatgtaaaatttatcTGATATTGCATATCCGTTTTGTGTGAACAAATTTCTGTTAACGGGGAGTTGTATAGATactaattaaacataaaataatgcaatggacattaattactgaaataaaatgGCATTGAATTATATGTACGAGTGTCCGTCACAGCCGTATGGATTCTTGctctaaggccaaaaaaaaattgtgtggttcgggtCACCCGACCCTACCTGGAAAATATCGCCGACCCTACTGGTTTTTTTTGGGTGCGACTtccgaaaaaaacaacactccAGAACGTCGGGAGTTTAAGCTCATAACACCCAAGTTGAGTTTCGAAGATGCAGAGATAATGTTTTTATTCGAGCCGGGATCTGTATCCGAGATTGACATGTCAAGATCAGACAAGGGGGCATGGACCTGTTTGTATGAAGAACAGCTGTACGATATTCCTGTCGTACAATTTATCAAGAAATTCTCCGACTTTTCGCTCTTCAGAGTAAGGTATATACAATGGAACAAAATGTCTCTTGGATAATAGTATAAGTTTTCCCACACGTAAGATTGAATGCCGGTCTAATTTTaatataccccacccaccactGCAGGACAAGGCATGTTGTCAgatgcaatcataaaaaaatagttgaaataaaatagcAGCTGGACAAACATACTACTAGCCAGTatagaaaggaaatataaaatactggGAGTTCTGACATAGGCTTAATTGTGCCTGACAAAATGTGACTTTCTTTTAAACTGGGACTGAAACCTGGGTCTGTTGCcatttgtacatttgtataaattattcCTTACTTTAATTCTTGGAGAATGGcagagaaatgtttttgagatgCTGAAGCAGGTCAGTATTgtcacatttaattatcaatatgttttgctttcgGAAGGTGTGTGACGAATGGCAACAAAACTAGCAATGACACACCACCTAACTGCAGCGATGCTCAGCAATGTCCTTATATAactaaaataatgttgaaaaaggacaaaaacaaaGCCAACAAACCTGAaccaaactaaaaataaaataaaaaaaaaataaaaaaaaaaatcaaaaaaaatcccgacctaccctacctattggGACCATGTTacccgaaccacacaatttatttttttaggcctaaggatagtaaaaatattatgaacaaCTTATCAATTAAGAAACTATTCGGTTTTTCAAGGGCAGCGAACCTAGCCGTTACAGTCAAGGAAAAATGCGAAAACTGACTAAACAAAACCACGAGACCAGAAGGACTTATACACAATCATGAGGGTAACTTGACCTTTAACCCTACTGTCGGAAAGAGTTACTGACGCTATTTCAAATCGTTGacttcaatgaaaatatttgagcatatattaacatttgttgaagggttccagccgtcagtatcttagttttaatatatctcaacaccttatttcgccatacaaaataaatgcattttacaaaaacatgagtgagtccctttaatatgATGCAATACCAcatattgggccgattgttcagaccTCTATTACATTTAACCAAGTGATTAATCATTTatgacatcgttgttaacttttaaacgtgaattatttgataatgtgatcaaatatttgaatataatcatAAGCTGATAAAACGCTGTtgcaaatcttgttagaaatttAGCCGATCTCAAATTTATCCGTTATACATAGAGAGATGTAACATTTTGCAAGTTAACAACGacgacgttaacaacgttgttaactttaacaatgttctgaacaatcgtcccattgtttatatatatatatataagttcgaaagttcgagccaagcgggaatgcttataTTAAGTTTAAAGAAGTCGGTCCTTTACTTCCATTTCGAGCCAAGgaagaattcgagccaagcgatttcgagccaatggggttcgactgtaatttatgtatgtataaagTGGACAAAGTATTAAAAATCATTACGTCATATTCATAGTCaacatgtgttaaaataatAGATACATTATAACTATACATTTTGCTAGTTTGTACCCTTTTTACGTTCACATTAAACGCCTTATTTTATTTCGATTACctacatttcttcaaaacaagAGTGAAGCAAAAGATAAATAAACAGTGGTCTAAATGGGGAAtaaattacactttaattgaaaaatgtcagaaatctttacatttaactacgctgcaagtagattgcgtagtagtttcaatttagcagttaaactaaTGATTGTACTCTAAGGAGTCTTCATTATATATGCAATactggcaattaatttaaacttagacaTAATAAAAACACGTTAAAAcgttacaattaatttatactattatttCGAACTGAATACAGTTTGATAGAAATGTATTAGGACGGAAAAACTATGCAAAGTTTAAGTAATTTAACTTCATGATATCTGGATCGAATGCCTTAAACAATAGTGTCATTGTGGCACCATATCACCCATCTAAGTAGAACAAATTAAGTAAAACagataatgatgatgacgatgatgattatCGTTATACTTTTAATCATACACTTGAATACTTGAATTATAAGTCTTtcaatttaagcaaaatattgccttccgatgtagcatatatAACGTAATTTGtcacttggtatacacacaccgTTTCTAGCTACACTGTTTTTCGACAGAAGTTGATGTCCTAAACGTGTTGTACTATTcacatttcaattgaaaattaGCAGCGGGTTTCAGACGTGAGGCAAGGTAGCATATATGCATGTCTCTATTGCAGGTTTAAATTTACTTAATGCTCTAAAAGTGAACAGCCTATCTTCGCTACAACTCCAGCTGACAAAATTGTCATCCTTTTCACCAGTCATAATGACCTTCACCTGATGGTCAGCACGAGTAAGCCCAGATGTGGAGTTTTGCCTACTACACGGCAAAATGTGCCAATATGGAAATGGGATGAAAGCGCAGCCAGGGTGATAAGCAAAGCCAGATAATGTATGGGGACACATCTATCGACAACTCAAACATGTACAGTCATTTGGGTATCTTACAGCCGCCCATTGGAAAACTACCATATAATATTGATGATGTCTAATAATGTGTTGgatgaatgttattttaaatgtcatgccagtagagcataggccctcgtTGGCTTCTTGCAGACATGGGCCTTTTGcttaatgtatgtttttgagGGTCTTAAAGACGAAcacatttgaaagttttaaaaattaccacatttttattttgtaaacacgTTTTTAAACGTAAACATAGTCTATACaggttacatttaaaatataaacaatcatcattttatgttattttaagacAAACATAGGTATTTCAACGGTAAGCATACACAGAGTTTGGGATGCAGCCAATGCCTGTATTAGGTGCACAACTCAAGtaccatttattatttaaactcgTTTTAGGATAGTAAGTTTTAGGGGAGTTAGTTTTTTTCCCAATGATGACTGGAGGTTGGTCTTGTATCAAGAACTTGTTATTAAATCTTATCATGAATGATTATGCCATAATTTTGGGAGGACCCCCAGGATCAGAATTTCAGGGGATTTGAGTCCcataccaggggatttttataATCGCCATagtcattatttttaattctggAGGATATTCATCCCACACCAGAGAACCGGGGGATGGTTCGAAACTGCGGGGGATTTTCCCCCGCCGGAGGATATGACATGTATGATGAATGAATACGTTCTCTAAAACATCGATATTTTTTGGCTAATTTGTCAGCATGCTACATGCTGGGAGAGTTGCGATTTCTtagttatatttttgaattacaaaaaaatacatcgAAACGGCTTAAGTAATTTAGTGGAATGACAACGTACATGATCAAATGGATGAAAATGACACAAAACTTGCAACACAGTGAACCCTCAATTATGTCCACGCGCACCGCCACAACCAGAAAACGTACGCTTCAATATAACCGTTTAGCACTCTCAGTGCTGGAGGCGTGCGTCGAGCAGACGCAGTAAACGTGGTGCCAATGCCTCGCAACCGCGTCTACGCGTTCatggtaaaaaatgataaagtatATGACGTATTTTAACGTGGTTCACGGTTCACTCGACGatcatttaataattcaatACCTTTCAACGCTTTGAAATTACTTTAAaggtgttttattaatattattatttattattattaatctaCTACTACACTCGTATGTGAACTGATGcaaaatatttccattaaagGCAAGCTTCAACCAGCTTACAAACAGAAACCATGAAACTGACTTAAACAACAGAATGGCATAATTCGT encodes the following:
- the LOC128238565 gene encoding uncharacterized protein LOC128238565 isoform X2, giving the protein MMAEDCTRPKPRQRGRRRVVKVQDETQDHEQASGNYKSGGAYEGGKSSSGGYDDEDMAEEIADLQTRGILPKDFTYSGKDGLRRGSFDSEDLIEEINGSLSIGANSSKVKDGSTSDIDTDILMRTSEIVPEIGANGLPENWCMDMHKKEHYKLFPLRKGDKEYDVVDQDFADVGIEVTGIERLQNTRLLKKFKDEIEDLKIHSTDDYDVNVQYLYHGTGVEKVRLCEEGLDQRLSRMGYFGKGIYFSDTPLKCVHYADDPGRPNPDEAYILKCRVILGDIKVYPKFKDDKELRREPEKETITHGLKKYDSVAGCPKDYNEYVVYDNRRAMIEYIIKFKANKELMKKLRTQPVATAAATMATKTSRRSLTPSFSKPRKSSGKETSDEVGEATFDNEIGEVTLEDEVGEATPDDEIGEVTYDAAEWAEIEPEQITSTRYRNEAFCGPPVSEEDHYERIMEGHGHSSVPPIYDPDTVWEITETSYQDNQNMSSGPYHPSGFALATLGSNFSDPSVSQALDMCIIEFLAVTQTDDSNRARYYVQRAEMDVNRAISLYYEEGC